In Candidatus Poribacteria bacterium, one DNA window encodes the following:
- a CDS encoding STAS domain-containing protein codes for MTTKIRQQNGITILEPNGKIIGPSTSELWEAISSQIETSETPRILINLEHVKRVDSTGLGVLMGARAAVARKKGRVGVINISKQINNLIVMSRLVSLFERFDSETAAVSGLSD; via the coding sequence ATGACGACTAAAATTCGCCAGCAAAATGGGATCACGATTTTGGAACCGAACGGAAAAATAATCGGACCCTCAACATCAGAATTATGGGAAGCAATCTCGTCGCAGATAGAGACTTCTGAGACACCCCGTATCCTCATCAATTTGGAGCACGTCAAGCGGGTTGACAGTACAGGACTTGGTGTGCTCATGGGAGCACGTGCCGCTGTCGCACGAAAGAAAGGTCGCGTCGGTGTCATCAATATCAGCAAACAGATCAATAATCTGATTGTTATGAGCCGACTCGTGAGTCTCTTTGAACGTTTTGACAGCGAGACTGCTGCAGTTTCAGGGCTATCCGATTAA